Below is a window of Humulus lupulus chromosome 2, drHumLupu1.1, whole genome shotgun sequence DNA.
GAGGATTCGCTAGTAGAATTGAGATTATTCTTTAATGAGCTATGTGAAATTAATGAAAGTTTATAGTATGGTGTAacatgtgccacgtgtgcatatgtatgttgggcatgtgtaatcttacatgattttaagatgaacgtttgattgtgattttaggctcattgtgaagtacCCCGCACTTTATATTTTGCTTGgatttgaggtaaggaagttagttagacttttttatgaattatgttatgaaatgtatgAACTATTATGTTGCAAAGTTATAGTGTTATGGAAAGTATGAATTATGATGAGATAAAGTATTATGAAAAGTATGAATtactatgttatgttatgttatggttTGTTGAACGTATGCTTGTATGATGTATGAAAAAGTagtaggttgttagcgtgttgaacgcaacACAGCataggagttactaaggatatgacgtaactcatagggcagacgcgCCGAAGTTATTCGAGGACCAAAGTTCATGTTTACCTCATAGATGAGGTCTTACCGGTTTATGCTTTTGCTTGTTACCTCtcgatgtgacatggacaataggggtgccatgctCACATGAAGTATGaagatgattatgattatgaatatgatatgaaatgattattataaatatgatacgatatgattatgaaatgaataCGATATGATTATGCTATGAGTTTTACACTATGTATGTAGTTTTCcttatattttcttaaaattgttgtatttgtttgtagttccttactgggcttttagcttacccccttactttccccctttcaggtaggaATTAGGGATTCTCCTTGACATGCacagtgatgtgggaagttccgatGTCTAGGCATCTATGACACAAGGTGTCCTATGAGCGACTAGCGATCAAGATGAGCGCCAAGAAAGATTATGAACTTATACGTTATGGTTTATGATACATTTACGCCAGTGAGccttattatgtttattttatatatatttttaaaagaatGCATAAAGacactatatttttattttaaaacctttgggcccaaattgcatgtttttaTCAAGGCCCCGCTGAACCTTTtctctaaaatggtatttttctcaTAAATATAAGTTGAGTGAcgttttacaaagtaaatacatTATGGCGTCCTTACACATTTCCCGTGCTTAGTTGCTTCCGGATTCAACTGGGGTCATTTAATTAGCCAGCAAGCCGATTTAGTGGTAAGTTTTCCACTTTTCTCTCCTGTCCACAACCAGCCATCAGTAGTAGCATTAGTAGGCAGAGGAATGTTGAGAATTCTTTTGACATCTTTAGATATGAACCATTGTTTTAGCAGCTCCACATTCCAAGCTTGGTCTTCAATGAAATCCTTAACCCAACTTAGACCAAAAGTGGCATCAACACTCCATTTGGAACCCAATGATGAAACCAAATGGATGTTGCATGAAAATTCCCTATTCGACGACAAAGGCCCTTTGCAAGATGTTCCCTATTCCTGAGGATGACCTTCCAAACATGGGAATCTCCCTGAGAACCCTCCAAGTAGGCGAAGTCATGGCCCTTAATATACTTAACCTCTATGATTGAATTCCATAGACCACCATAGTTAGTCAAAGCCTTTCAACCTCATTTAGTGAGAAATGCATTATTTATCATCGATGTTGACCTAAAGCCAAGTCCTCCATCCACTTTTTGTTTGTAGAGTCCTTCCCAGATAATTGTATGCAACTTTCTCTTAGATTCTGTATCACCCCACCAAAAATCTCTGAGGGACCAATCAATTACATTTGCAATTTTCTTTGGAATAAAATCAGAAGATGCAATGTAAGTCCCAATGTTTGAACCAATTGATTGGATTTGAGTTGCTTTGCCTACTTTTGAGAGAAGCTTACACCTCCATCCTTGTATGCGATGAAGTACTTTCCTAGCTAAAAATTTCATATCCTCCGACCTTTTCTTTCACCTTAATAGCGGTAGTCCCAAATAAATAGAGTCTTTTTTCATTTGTTTCATCCTGAGCAAATTGGCAATACTTATAGCTTTCAATCCGGGAACACCCTTGGAGAAAAAGACTGATGATTTTTGGAAGTTCATCATTTGACCGACCACGAATAGTATTTCCCCAAGCACTCCATAATTGTCTTTGCCTCATTCATAGTAGCTTGTCCAAAAAGAACTATATCATTTGCAAACATCAGGTGTGATATTGTTGGACCCCTTCGACTAGTTTTGAAGCCTTTAATTTTTGCTATGGAATCAGCATCCATGAGAATTCTATAAAAGAATATCAGGTGATAGCATAAACAAGGCATGCGATGGGGGATCTCCTTGATGGAGACCCTTCACAGGGTTTACTTTCCCAACCAACCCTCCATTTAGCATGATGTTAATCTGCTAAAGTGAAATGAATTTTTTAACGAGATTCCTGAAGTGTGACCCGAACCCGTGGCTATGCAAGACCTCCAAAATGAACTCCCAATGCATTATGTCATATGCTTTGGCCATATCCAGCTTAATCATCATGTGCCCTGATTTTCCTCTTCTCTTTCCCATGGAATGAAGAATCTCCTTGGCCAACATAGTGTTATCATTGATTGACCACCCATGAACAAAAGCCGATTGAAACGGGCTTATCAGTTTTGGTAGGATCTCATTTAGCCTAGATGCCAGAATCTTGGAGAACAGTTTGTGTGATACATTGCAAAGGGAAATTGGGCGAAAATCTGATGTAAGATGGGGCGCTTCCTTTTTGGGAATAAAGTCAAGATTTGTGTTGTTAATGCACTTTCGAAGAATTCTAATTGAGCAAAATTGCGTTGCCATGTCTGTTAAGTCATTCTGTAGTGTCCCAATGGTGGTAGTAAAAAGAAACAGGCATGCCATTTGGCCTAGGGGCCTTGTTCTTTCCCATAAAACTAAGAATCCGCTCAATTTCATCAACTTGTGATAGAGACTCAAAGGCAAAGTTATCATCATCTAAAATAGTAATCTGAACTAAAGAAGGCAGCTCAGGTGGAGATCTAAGGACCAGATCTTAAAAAAGATCCTTGAAATTTGGGCTGAGCTTAAAATCTAAAAAGCTGAGTACACTGACCTTCTGAACACCgaaaaaccaaaaccaattaaacagaacaccgaaaaaaccattAACGGTGTAAACCGCCACTGATCGATCGGTTTGAAAATTAATGGTGCACTTACCGAATTGAACCAAAATCGACCAATTATAcatataaattataaatataatactatatatttattaattattaaaattattaaataaaaattaaaatttgaaatgtGTTTTTTTCTTTAGGGCACCCGAGTACTgtagttttctctctctctctctctctctctcatatatCTCTCATTTCCTCCCTCTTTCTCTTTTGGTCTCCTCCCAGGCCAGTCGGCGGCAGTTGCAGAAGCACGGCACGACCCTCACTCACTCACAAATCGCAACTGCTAGCCTAGCCGCAAACCTCAGCAACTCAGCCTAGCCGccagctgtaatgacccaactatttctatgaccttGGACTATTATATCTACTatgcataactactattttgggaaagatacataagaaataatataactttattaaatctcaaaatattgtatcaaatacataataacagaaaatatggcatgggtacccattgtttaaaagaaaagcataaactttaattcaattgtttaaaaaaaactaaatgcggaaaaacatgatctaaaagactaaatataaataacttcatcctcgatcgacacacagTCCACTCAGTTCGTTCATcttcaacacacatgccaagcttccaagaatccttccgcatccgtatctagtttcctgcatcacactaaaaaaaataaaggaatgagcctaatgcccaacaaggaaaacctaacacataactcatattcataaaattcataacgtagcatataataaaacatatcataaacatatgtcacacatactataatggccattattacttggggtcccataaccaaacaagtcatatgcccattagatttgtggggcttgctagctaagcaagtcatatgcccataaatttattggggcttgttagtgtacaggtcatatgcccaagtctacaaacatacacaatataacatttcataacacaacataacataagataacacatcacatatcatataacatataaaatcatatcctattttccttaccaatataccgggatgatgagaacaaaatcgggattttggaacactcctaaaaaccataatatagaggtgagtatactaaagaaaagagatggaaagaataaactacaccatcgaaacgatacttaccaacgaaaatcttaagttcgaagaacttagatgcctaaacaagaatagaaaagactgagttaggatttgagtagagaagaactataagaatcaatacagaaaggaactagaattaggaataccttgaatgcttctatgaccgaactatacctcgaaactgaaatacactataaccatacttcccaagtgtttattaagcttataatgattaagcttataaccccaatccaagtgtttatcactctatagtctcactagcacatggaaggctctgatcaatgcttgaagaatgaatgaaaaggtttggtgctaggtcctatttatagagttctaggaataaaaatcttctttttggctttgaataaaaataataaatttaattgaaaatatttgaatatccttcaactaaaggcttaggaattggtcaaatttttcagagagatttaaggattcaaagcttgatttttaaaataataaaaacaaatagaatcctaacttctaactctctaaatctcgtaactctaaactccccttaagtaaaatcaacatatctggagctgtagaactccgatttggactctctttataccgttagaaagctaattaaattatctacaaatttctagaaatactatttttcgaaattcataacataaccgggtcaaaaataggtcgaaatttatagtaccctaaagttacgaaaaatctatttacatcctaatccacaaataaataaaattgtgacaaatatcatactcctatcagattttggtgaagactaagtcttatatttctctaattttattattaaaataataattccttagtAATcataaccttaggaataaccatgctcatgacaagtgccatattcttattagctctatctaaaccttaggttataataattatcatattaataaccagcaatattaatcaaaccttatgttataattaatattcttaaactataggttaaacttataaaatccataactattgctaggagtttccaactaagtccataattattgctaggagtttccaactaagttccggattgaaccaaaatccatagtaatgaacatactataactaatactatctactactactactactactactactaatgaacatactataactaatactagctataactaatactagctgctgctgctgcggctgctgctgctgctgctgcggctgctgctgctgcggctgctgctgctgctactgcggCGGCTGCTGCGgcggctgctgctgctgctgcgtcTGCGTCTGCTGCTGCGGCTGCGgcggctgctgctgctgctgcggctgcggcggctgctgctgcggctgctgctgctgctgcggctgctgctgctgctgcggctgctgctgcggctgctgctgctgctgcggctgctgctgctgttgcggctgctgctgctgctgcggctgctgctgctgctgctgctgctgccgccgccgccgccgccgccactaccactaccactaccactaatactactactactaacaccactaccactaccactacaactaccactataGCTACGAataccgctaccgctaccactactgttactgctgctgctgctactgcaactgctactgctactactgctgctactactgctgctactagtACTACtgcctactactactactgctactactactgctactactactgctactactgctgctactactgctgctactgctactactactactgctactactactgctgctactactactgctgctactactgctactgctactactactattgctgctgctgctgctactactactgcagctactgctactgctactactactacttctactctACTACTacgctactgctgctactactactgctgctattgctactgctgctgctgctactactgctgctgctgctactactactgctgctgctactactactgctgttgctactgctactactgctactactactactactactactactactactactactgcagctactgctactactgctactactactactattgctactactactactactactgctgctgctactactactactactgcagctactactactactgctgctactactactactgctactactactactacgatactgctactactactactattactactactactactgctactactactactactgctgctgctactactactactactgctgcagctactgctactactactactactctactgctgctactactactgctactactgcctaCTACTacgctactgctgctactactgctgctgctactgctgctgctgctactactgctgctgctgctactactactgctgctgcaactactactgctgttgctactgctactactgctactactgctactactactactactactgctactgctactactactactgctgctgctactactactactactactgcagctactgctactactgctactactactactagtgctactactactactactactgctgctactactactactgcagctactactactactgctgctactactactactgctactactactactactacgctactgctactgctactactactactactgctactactactactactactactactactactactactgctgctactgctactactactactacgctactgctactactacgcTACCGCtacgctactactactactactactacgctaccgctactgctactgctactgctactgctactactactactactgctgctgctactactactactactgctgcagctactgctactactactactactactgctactctaCTACTactctactgctgctactactactgctactactgcctaCTACTacgctactgctgctactactgctgctgctactgctgctgctgctactactgctgctgctgctactactactgctgttgctactgctactactgctactactgctactactgctactgctactactactactgctactgctgctactactactactactgcagctactgctactactgctactactactactactactgctgctactactactactgcagctactactactactgctgctactactactactgctactactactactactacgctactgctactgctactgctactactactactactactactactactactactgctgctactgctactactactgctactactactactacgctactgctacttctacgcTACCGCTacgctactgctactactactactacgctaccgctactgctactgctactgctactgctactgctactgctactgctactgctactgctactgctactgctactgctactactactactactactactacactaccgttgctgctgctgctactactactactacgctACCGCTGCTGATGCTCCTgcagctgctgctgctcctgctgctgctgctgctcctgctgctagtactactactactacgctaccgctaccgctaccgctaccgctaccgctactactactactactactactactactactactactactactacgctacgctaccgctaccgctaccgctaccgctaccgctactactactacgctaccgctactactactactactactactactactactactactactactactactactacgctacgctaccgctaccgctaccgctaccgctatcgctaccgctaccgctaccgctacctaccactaccactaccactaccactaccactaccactaccactaccactaccactactactacgctaccgctgctgctgctgctactactactactacgctaccgctgctgcagctgctgctgctcctgctgctactgctgctgctactgctgctgctactgctgctgttactactactgctgctgctgctcctgctgctactgctgctgctactgctgctgctactgctgctgttactactgttgctgctactactactactactactactactactactactacgctaccgctactgctactgctactgctactgctactactactactactactacgctaccgctgctgctgctgctactactactactacgctaccgctgctgcagctgctgctgctcctgctgctactgctgctgctactgctgctgctactgctgctgctgctactactactactactactactactactactactactacgctaccgctactgctactgctactgctactgctactactactactactactactactactactacgctaccgctgctgctgctgctactactactactacgctaccgctgctgcagctgctgctgctcctgctgctactgctgctgctactgctgctgctactgctgctgttactactactgctgctgctactactactactactactactactactactactactacgctaccgctactgctactgctactgctactgctactgctactgctactactactactactactactacactaccgttgctgctgctgctactactactactacgctACCGCTGCTgatgctcctgctgctgctgctgctcctgctgctactactactactactatgctACTACTAcgctaccgctactgctactgctactgctactgctactgctactactactgctactgctactgctaccgctactgctaccgctactactgctactgctactgctactgctactactactgctactgctactactactgctactgctactgctactgctactgctactgctactactactactactactgctactactactgctactactgctactactactactactgctactactgctactactgctactactgctactactgctactgctactactactgctactactactgctactactgctactactactactactgctactactgctactgctaccgctactactgctactgctactgctactgctactgctactgctactgctactgctactactactgctactgctactgctactactgctactactactactactgctactactgctactgctaccgctactactgctactgctactgctactgctactgctactgctactactactgctactactgctactgctactgctactgctactgctactgctactgctactgctactactactactgctactactgctactactgctactactgctactactgctactactactgctactgctactgctactactactgctactactgctactactactgctactgctactactgctactgctaccgctactactgctactgctactgctgctactgctactgctactgctactgctactgctactgctactgctactgctactgctactgctactactactactgctactgctactactactactactactactactactgctactgctactgctactactactgctactactactgctactactgctactactgctactactgctactgctactgctactgctactgctactgctactgctactactgctactactgctactactactgctactactgctactactgctactactgctactactactactactgctactactgctactgctgctgctactactactgctactactgctactactgctactgctgctgctactactactgctactactgctactactgctactactactgctactactactgctactactgctactactgctactgctgctgctactactactgctactactgctactactgctactactactgctgctactactgctactactgctactactactactgctactactgctactactactactactactactgctactactactactactgctactactgctactactgctactactgctgctactgctgctactgctactactactgctactactgctactgctactgctactactactgctactgctactactgctactactactgctactgctactgctactgctactgctactactgctactgctactgctactgctactactgctactactgctactactactgctactgctactgctactactactactactactgctactactactactactactgctactactactgctactactactactactactactactactactact
It encodes the following:
- the LOC133815451 gene encoding uncharacterized protein LOC133815451 encodes the protein SSSSSSSSSSSSSSSSSSSSSSSSSSSSSSSSSSSSSSSSSSSSSSSSSSSSSSSSSSSSSSSSSSSSSSSSSSSSSSSSSSSSSSSSSSSSSSSSSSSSSSSSSSSSSSSSSSSSSSSSSSSSSSSSSSSSSSSSSSSSSSSSSSSSSSSSSSSSSSSSSSSSSSSSSSSSSSSSSSSSSSSSSSSSSSSSSSSSSSSSSSSSSSSSSSSSSSSSSSSSSSSSSSSSSSSSSSSSSSSSSSSSSSSSSSSSSSSSSSSSSSSSSSSSSSSSSSSSSSSSSSSGSSSSSSIAAAAVAAAVAAAVAAGANDLTDMATQFCSIRILRKCINNTNLDFIPKKEAPHLTSDFRPISLCNVSHKLFSKILASRLNEILPKLISPFQSAFVHGWSINDNTMLAKEILHSMGKRRGKSGHMMIKLDMAKAYDIMHWEFILEVLHSHGILMDADSIAKIKGFKTSRRGPTISHLMFANDIVLFGQATMNEAKTIMECLGKYYSWSVK